A stretch of Spirosoma oryzicola DNA encodes these proteins:
- a CDS encoding outer membrane beta-barrel family protein encodes MKNLFLFLLFFVPLLTIGQSNPGRVTGSLADSTTTKSIPFATVALQTSDSKIVSGVTTDDQGAFVLDKVATGVYKVVISFVGYRTKTIEKIAVTSEKPVINLGKIVVSPDSRNLSEVNVVGQKALVEDKGDRLVYNAERDASNTGGTAVDVLRKAPMLTVDLDGNLKMRGSGNIKVLVNGKPSSIMARNLADALKQMPANIIKSVEVITSPGAKYDAEGSAGVINIITKKGVQGTNGTVNVTGGNLNRSLGGNLNVKGKKLGLAISLNGYQYRNIAENNSVRTALTDGQPTSVLNQSTYRDNTGTGGYGEMSFDYDPDSTNRINFSANAWGGNFPMNSTLDSRLTDPQGAVIQQYHRDIKFRNPYGNSEFNLGWTKSFKKSGQELSVLTQYARMPDNYYYTITQNDMQSEVPTYLERSTNLSRNNEYTFQTDYAHPFTARTKRDTLTIKAEVGAKTILRGIGSEFVIEQALTGMESSYAIDPNRSNEFTYDQQVMAGYASLKIDSKRKWNLTAGTRLEHTSIQGDFVTTKSRFTNQYQNLIPSFTLAKTLKDKHTFKVSYTQRISRPLIWYLNPYRNYSDPKNVQTGNPYLNPELTHATELSYNTFGKEGMSFNAALFWRQTNNSIEWLSTVDAQGAALSSPQNIGRNASYGANVNLTLQPNKNFNLSIGSDLTYVDLTSVALNQRTNGWVWSTTPNASYKLPKDLTIQANGYVGSGWISLQSRNSGWYYYGISAKKELMDKKVTLTLNLNNPFNRSVKITGDQFAPSFTAQNTSLFVNRSFRLTLNYKFGQMSSGGKQSRKISNDDKK; translated from the coding sequence ATGAAAAACCTATTCTTATTCTTACTTTTTTTCGTGCCTCTACTTACGATTGGCCAATCCAATCCGGGGCGCGTTACGGGTTCGTTAGCGGACTCAACGACCACGAAATCGATTCCTTTTGCGACAGTAGCGCTACAGACCAGCGACAGTAAAATTGTCTCCGGCGTCACAACCGACGACCAGGGAGCTTTTGTTCTTGACAAAGTGGCTACCGGCGTTTACAAAGTAGTGATTTCCTTTGTCGGGTACCGCACCAAGACGATTGAAAAAATTGCTGTCACCTCGGAAAAGCCTGTCATCAATCTGGGAAAAATCGTGGTGTCACCCGATAGCCGCAATCTTAGTGAAGTTAACGTAGTCGGTCAGAAAGCCCTGGTAGAAGATAAGGGCGACCGACTGGTTTACAACGCCGAACGAGACGCGTCAAATACGGGCGGAACGGCAGTGGATGTACTGCGAAAAGCACCGATGCTTACGGTTGATCTGGATGGCAATCTAAAAATGCGAGGTAGCGGCAATATAAAAGTGCTGGTGAATGGCAAACCGTCGTCGATTATGGCCCGGAACCTGGCCGATGCACTCAAGCAAATGCCCGCTAACATTATAAAATCCGTTGAGGTTATTACCAGCCCCGGCGCTAAATACGATGCCGAAGGGTCAGCGGGTGTCATCAATATCATCACCAAGAAAGGCGTACAGGGCACCAATGGCACGGTTAACGTCACGGGTGGGAATCTGAATCGTTCGTTGGGTGGTAATTTGAACGTCAAAGGCAAAAAACTTGGTCTGGCAATCTCGCTGAACGGTTATCAGTATCGAAATATCGCTGAAAACAACAGTGTCCGGACGGCATTGACGGATGGCCAGCCAACCAGTGTTCTCAATCAAAGCACTTACCGGGACAACACGGGCACGGGCGGTTACGGCGAAATGAGCTTTGATTACGACCCTGACTCCACCAACCGCATCAACTTCTCGGCCAACGCCTGGGGCGGCAACTTTCCAATGAATAGTACGCTCGACAGCCGTCTGACGGATCCGCAAGGTGCCGTAATCCAGCAATACCATCGTGATATTAAGTTTCGTAATCCGTACGGTAACTCGGAGTTTAACCTCGGCTGGACGAAGTCATTCAAAAAATCCGGGCAGGAACTTTCTGTTCTAACGCAGTACGCCCGGATGCCCGACAACTACTATTACACCATTACGCAAAACGATATGCAGTCGGAGGTGCCGACTTACCTGGAACGCAGCACGAACCTCAGCCGCAACAACGAGTATACGTTCCAGACCGATTACGCGCATCCCTTTACGGCCCGTACCAAACGGGATACGCTTACGATCAAGGCCGAAGTCGGGGCAAAAACAATCCTGCGCGGCATCGGTAGCGAGTTTGTTATTGAACAAGCGTTGACAGGCATGGAAAGTAGTTATGCCATTGACCCTAACCGTTCGAATGAGTTTACCTACGATCAGCAGGTAATGGCGGGCTACGCATCCTTAAAGATCGATTCGAAACGAAAATGGAACCTGACGGCCGGAACCCGGCTCGAACATACCAGTATCCAGGGCGACTTTGTAACGACGAAGAGCCGGTTTACCAATCAGTATCAGAACCTGATTCCGAGCTTTACACTCGCCAAAACACTGAAGGACAAGCACACGTTCAAGGTAAGCTACACCCAACGAATTTCGCGGCCGCTGATCTGGTACTTAAATCCGTACCGTAATTACAGTGATCCAAAGAATGTTCAGACAGGTAACCCATACCTGAATCCTGAGCTCACCCACGCCACTGAATTGTCGTACAATACCTTTGGCAAAGAAGGTATGTCGTTCAACGCTGCTCTTTTCTGGCGGCAGACGAACAACTCCATTGAGTGGCTCTCGACGGTTGATGCGCAGGGCGCAGCGTTATCATCTCCCCAGAATATCGGTCGGAATGCCAGCTACGGTGCTAACGTAAACCTCACGCTACAACCTAATAAAAACTTTAATCTGAGCATCGGCAGCGACCTTACCTACGTCGATCTGACAAGTGTAGCGCTCAACCAGCGTACCAATGGCTGGGTATGGAGCACAACGCCGAACGCGTCTTATAAACTACCGAAAGACTTAACCATCCAAGCGAACGGCTACGTTGGTTCGGGCTGGATCTCGCTTCAAAGCCGCAACTCAGGCTGGTACTATTACGGGATATCGGCCAAGAAAGAGTTGATGGACAAAAAAGTTACGCTGACCCTAAATCTGAATAACCCCTTCAACCGAAGCGTCAAAATAACGGGTGACCAGTTTGCGCCTTCGTTTACGGCGCAGAACACCTCTCTTTTCGTAAACCGCTCATTCCGCCTGACGCTTAACTACAAATTCGGCCAGATGAGTTCGGGAGGGAAACAGAGCCGGAAAATTAGCAATGACGATAAGAAGTAG